The Arachis ipaensis cultivar K30076 chromosome B07, Araip1.1, whole genome shotgun sequence genome includes a window with the following:
- the LOC107606426 gene encoding uncharacterized protein LOC107606426 encodes MSNVNQNPERLLAIPVKKSDPVDLYRPLRKFVATKYSESDAQKVESVIETLDKCRRDMVERGDLSLPMQRDCLIHYFKCLCMVEPLFTAISSDADADPITFVWYDAFFSEHENGVSSQRNSIQLEKAAVIFNLGAICSQIGASCDRTTSLGRHLAMDAFNAAANFFYKLWTVFAKDVSATLDLSLLLAKTLHRLCSAQASELNLQQRLHHNNTNDDASSVSFESVSQNYRAVSVMILRNLPATEHILAFDRTWITHLSQKLTFFQVEALQRKSSILPESQQPLVISLVSPLDDDAESVTEKLVSAACNYNCGDPWTRELEHQPRIPFIDLFLSEYSPFKIMDGGKLVAYPWDMPPPYPTNLAFLSSSSSSHILAFPLKKCEPLDLYDSLRNYFVLKYSESVAKKVEGLLQMLNKLRGEMQRDDIPLPVRRDCLIRYFKCLCMIQPLFPMTSSPNPPIFVWYNAFNPQEVSSQHNIYLEMASVLFNLGALCTHIALSSDTTTNQGHRIAIDALNDASYWFLLLNSVTMSASATVDLSKNCSDMLREIISAEIADLNCLPHSRYDRSSFPGYPVSSLYRKAYDLLTVGTLAENLVQSSIPQYLESKINSHHVNTAPTDVSEEFLLRYCKDKSLLPEECQPPCLDLLSEAGPVMIKDGNLVANLRGSDVAMEEMSLPETTVTLP; translated from the exons ATGAGCAACGTCAATCAGAACCCGGAAAGGCTGCTGGCAATCCCTGTGAAGAAGAGTGATCCGGTGGATCTGTACCGGCCGTTACGCAAGTTCGTAGCCACAAAATATTCAGAGAGCGATGCACAGAAAGTGGAAAGCGTTATCGAAACCCTAGACAAATGCCGCAGGGACATGGTGGAGCGAGGGGACCTCTCCCTTCCCATGCAACGTGACTGCCTCATCCACTACTTCAAATGTCTCTGCATGGTTGAGCCGCTCTTCACCGCTATCTCCTCCGATGCCGACGCCGACCCGATCACCTTTGTCTGGTACGACGCCTTCTTCTCTGAGCATGAGAATGGAGTCTCCTCGCAGCGCAACAGCATCCAATTGGAGAAGGCTGCTGTTATCTTCAACCTCGGCGCCATCTGCAGCCAGATTGGGGCCTCTTGCGACCGCACCACCTCCCTTGGCCGTCACCTTGCAATGGACGCATTCAATGCCGCCGCCAATTTCTTCTACAAACTCTGGACGGTTTTTGCCAAGGACGTATCCGCCACTCTCGACTTGAGTCTACTCTTGGCCAAGACTCTGCACCGCCTCTGCTCCGCTCAGGCTTCGGAGCTCAACTTACAGCAACGACTCCACCACAACAACACAAATGACGACGCCAGTTCCGTTTCGTTTGAATCG GTTTCTCAGAATTATCGGGCGGTATCTGTTATGATACTACGTAACTTGCCTGCAACGGAACATATCCTCGCATTTGACCGAACATGGATAACTCATCTTTCCCAGAAGTTGACATTCTTTCAGGTGGAGGCTCTTCAGAGGAAATCATCCATCCTACCCGAATCCCAGCAACCTCTAGTAATATCATTGGTGTCTCCTCTTGATGATGATGCAGAGTCTGTCACTGAAAAATTAGTTAGTGCTGCCTGCAACTACAACTGCGGTGACCCGTGGACACGAGAACTAGAACACCAACCACGAATCCCATTCATTGACCTCTTCCTTTCGGAGTACAGCCCTTTCAAGATTATGGATGGTGGAAAGCTGGTGGCTTACCCATGGGACATGCCTCCTCCTTATCCAACAAATTTGGCATTCCTTTCGTCTTCGTCTTCGTCACATATTTTGGCATTCCCTTTGAAGAAGTGTGAGCCCTTGGACCTATACGATTCCCTGCGCAATTACTTTGTCCTCAAATACTCTGAGAGCGTGGCAAAGAAAGTAGAAGGCCTTCTCCAAATGCTAAACAAATTGCGTGGTGAGATGCAGCGTGATGACATCCCTCTTCCCGTCCGCCGTGATTGCCTCATCCGCTATTTCAAATGCCTTTGCATGATTCAGCCCTTGTTCCCCATGACTTCCTCACCCAACCCACCTATCTTTGTTTGGTACAATGCCTTCAACCCACAAGAAGTCTCTTCTCAGCACAACATTTATTTGGAGATGGCCTCTGTTCTCTTCAACCTGGGAGCCCTCTGCACCCACATTGCTCTCTCCAGCGATACCACCACCAATCAAGGCCATCGCATTGCCATAGACGCCTTAAATGATGCTTCCTATTGGTTCTTATTACTAAACTCTGTGACTATGTCGGCATCTGCCACTGTTGACTTGTCAAAAAACTGCAGTGATATGCTGCGCGAGATAATATCCGCTGAGATTGCTGACTTGAACTGTTTACCTCATTCCCGTTATGATCGATCATCATTTCCTGGATATCCT GTTTCTTCGCTTTATCGGAAAGCTTATGATCTGTTGACAGTTGGGACTTTAGCTGAGAATCTTGTTCAATCCTCGATACCTCAATATCTCGAGTCGAAGATAAATTCCCACCATGTTAATACTGCTCCTACTGATGTCAGTGAAGAATTTCTTTTAAGGTATTGTAAGGATAAATCCCTGCTTCCAGAGGAATGTCAACCACCATGCTTGGACCTTCTCTCTGAGGCTGGCCCTGTCATGATTAAGGATGGAAATCTTGTGGCCAACCTTAGAGGCAGTGATGTTGCCATGGAGGAGATGAGCTTGCCGGAGACCACAGTAACATTACCATAG
- the LOC107606427 gene encoding F-box/kelch-repeat protein At3g23880-like has protein sequence MTLLIIIMNDAEKNASTGRVLLRHHTATARTPPLPDLPKELIMDILLRLPARTLVSLRSVCSSWRNLISAPDFTRNHLRRSCLCDPSLTSLRDNGVRYDSFGILSVRSIMDKPFEPTKVDCFSGQRYNRIVGSCHGLLCFFDDDDGGQNTHGMLWNPYTGFTFQSPQISGQVSVCGFGYDHLSDSYKLFGIIRKKGPSGLEFSTRIYTFGPTSSWRRIDDIPFGQPGVPTDDPFMPDNMERVFFGSS, from the coding sequence ATGACGTTACTGATCATAATTATGAATGACGCCGAGAAGAACGCGTCGACAGGACGTGTACTGCTCCGTCATCACACGGCCACCGCAAGAACGCCGCCGCTGCCAGACCTTCCGAAGGAATTGATAATGGATATCTTGCTGAGGCTTCCGGCAAGGACGCTTGTTTCCCTAAGGAGCGTGTGCAGTTCCTGGAGAAACCTAATTTCCGCCCCTGACTTCACCCGCAACCACCTTCGTCGTTCATGCTTATGCGATCCAAGCCTGACTTCGCTACGAGACAATGGTGTCAGATACGACAGTTTTGGAATTCTGTCCGTACGGTCAATAATGGACAAaccttttgaacctactaaagtCGATTGCTTCAGTGGACAACGCTACAACAGAATCGTTGGTTCTTGCCATGGATTGTTATGCttttttgatgatgatgatggcggCCAGAATACACATGGCATGTTGTGGAACCCCTATACCGGATTCACATTCCAGTCACCACAAATCAGCGGTCAAGTCAGCGTTTGTGGCTTTGGTTATGATCATCTCAGTGACAGCTACAAGCTTTTTGGAATTATAAGGAAGAAAGGGCCATCTGGTTTGGAATTTAGTACCAGAATTTATACTTTTGGACCAACTTCTTCCTGGAGAAGAATTGATGATATCCCATTTGGCCAACCTGGTGTTCCAACTGACGACCCTTTTATGCCTGATAATATGGAAAGGGTGTTTTTTGGTAGTAGCTGA
- the LOC110264586 gene encoding uncharacterized protein LOC110264586, with amino-acid sequence MRLVERYYTKLFTSEGDRNLEECVRDIPKRVTREMNEELMAKIKDEEIREAVFSMGGLKAPGPDGLNGLFFQQHWEILSKEVCGVVKQIFEEGCIPGDLGETTVVLVPKVSQPESLNQLRPISCCNFAYKIVTKVLVGRLRKVLDQIISPVQSAFVKGRLIQDNIIIVQEAFHMLNKKGNAGSQDLAIKLDMNKAYDRLEWNFMQRVMEELGFSNEWVRLVMSCVKSVTYRFKINGKLSSRITPQRGLRQGDPLSPYLFILAAESFTILMEKARRDRLISGIRLAQSAPVITHLLFADDCIIFAGAEEEEIFQLIQILNKYTEASGQRINIEKSGLIFGSQVSIQKRVNIEEITGMASWDDPGRYLGLPARWGRSKNRALEWIKEKILDKMQGWKEKLLNQAGKEILIKAVIQAIPAFAMNIIKFPKSFCREIEAAIARFWWANNGREKSIHWKSWKKLTKSKTNGGLGFKDLECQNIAHLAKQTWRLLKEGEAIWAKTLKAIYYPNCSLWEAKEGRNASWIWKSLLEGRDFIRKKGRWSIGSGMEIDIWEDNWVAGIGKLRRYGEEQVRKVSDLIKHGEGWNENRIREIFPGNIAESITRTPISLINKKDNLIWPYTAEGHYTVKSGYRAAKEEKDAKEEEKLNEASSSQNHREIWGTIWRLPVPQKIRMFLWKAVEGILPVNSNLYKRRCAVKPSCSICQDENETVEHALLLCPWTRAVWFGSSIQITPTAYNVASFGRWIWDTVQKIRRETGKDQERILCKLGCVCWYIWKTRNQYIFQQATINPKQAIINAEQLAAEYHNTTSGSSTQHNSSKGRIGDKKRITWRPPPQDRLKVNTDAAFQKDTGKAASGVVIRNWQGKFITGTTTKFTTTSAIAAEAQAYREALILIKNLQIENCIIETDCLQLVQAVKARTPIAEADAILRDILQLLEEAPTVGATWTPREGNTVAHQLAAMALGNVLTSQWTYNMPNPVRNSIRTEATFAISHHNQLPQIQQVGHSSPTNQQRIHKERDIPLRGGMDTRDMHQAERAEKHQPNAAQGRTMERSNHSGRVEGADRRRSADGYDPWRKGSRQRIVEAETTHPEDPPRLLQKRRQYRTDEENIHECSRQQETRLIIYVL; translated from the coding sequence ATGAGGTTAGTGGAAAGGTACTACACTAAATTATTCACCTCCGAAGGGGACAGAAACTTGGAAGAGTGTGTAAGAGACATACCAAAAAGAGTTACTAGAGAGATGAATGAGGAGCTAATGGCAAAAATTAAAGATGAGGAAATAAGGGAGGCTGTTTTCAGTATGGGAGGGCTGAAAGCTCCAGGGCCAGATGGTTTAAATGGGCTTTTCTTCCAACAACACTGGGAGATCTTAAGCAAAGAAGTCTGTGGAGTAGTGAAGCAAATTTTTGAAGAAGGATGTATACCAGGGGATTTAGGGGAAACTACTGTTGTTTTGGTGCCCAAGGTTAGCCAACCTGAAAGCCTAAATCAGCTCAGACCAATAAGTTGCTGCAATTTTGCATATAAAATAGTAACTAAGGTCCTGGTGGGAAGGCTAAGGAAAGTGTTAGATCAAATCATATCTCCAGTTCAGAGTGCATTTGTCAAAGGAAGACTCATACAAGACAATATAATTATAGTGCAAGAAGCTTTTCATATGCTAAATAAAAAAGGAAACGCTGGAAGTCAGGACCTAGCGATAAAATTGGACATGAATAAAGCCTATGATAGATTGGAGTGGAATTTTATGCAAAGGGTCATGGAAGAACTTGGATTTAGTAATGAATGGGTGAGGCTGGTTATGAGCTGTGTTAAAAGCGTCACTTACAGATTTAAAATAAATGGGAAGCTATCCAGTAGAATTACCCCACAAAGAGGACTTAGGCAGGGAGACCCATTATCACCATACCTCTTCATTTTGGCAGCTGAAAGCTTCACTATTCTGATGGAAAAGGCGAGAAGGGATAGGCTGATTTCTGGAATAAGATTAGCTCAATCTGCACCGGTCATCACTCATTTGTTATTTGCTGACGATTGCATAATTTTTGCAGGTGCGGAAGAGGAGGAGATATTTCAACTAATCCAGATTTTAAACAAATACACGGAGGCATCAGGACAAAGAATCAACATTGAAAAATCCGGGCTAATCTTTGGAAGCCAAGTATCTATACAAAAGAGGGTGAACATAGAAGAGATAACTGGAATGGCGTCATGGGATGATCCAGGAAGATATTTAGGGCTGCCTGCAAGATGGGGAAGATCCAAAAATAGGGCGTTGGAGTGGATAAAGGAGAAAATACTTGACAAAATGCAAGGATGGAAAGAGAAGCTGCTAAACCAAGCTGGAAAGGAGATTTTGATAAAAGCAGTAATTCAAGCGATCCCGGCTTTTGCTATGAACATCATCAAATTCCCAAAATCATTCTGCAGAGAAATCGAGGCTGCAATAGCGAGATTCTGGTGGGCAAACAATGGGAGGGAAAAAAGTATCCATTGGAAAAGCTGGAAAAAGTTGACTAAGAGTAAAACAAACGGAGGCTTAGGGTTCAAGGATTTGGAGTGTCAAAACATTGCGCATCTAGCGAAACAGACTTGGAGGCTGCTAAAAGAGGGGGAAGCTATTTGGGCAAAGACGCTAAAAGCAATTTATTACCCTAATTGTAGCTTATGGGAAGCGAAAGAAGGAAGAAATGCGTCATGGATATGGAAAAGCTTGTTGGAGGGAAGGGATTTTATTAGGAAGAAAGGAAGATGGAGCATAGGGAGTGGAATGGAAATAGATATATGGGAGGATAATTGGGTGGCAGGAATTGGGAAATTGAGGAGATATGGAGAAGAACAAGTCAGAAAAGTGAGTGACCTTATAAAGCATGGAGAGGGCTGGAATGAAAACAGAATCAGAGAAATATTTCCGGGGAACATAGCAGAATCTATCACAAGAACACCTATAAGCCTGATTAACAAAAAGGATAATCTGATCTGGCCATACACAGCCGAAGGACATTACACAGTGAAATCAGGTTACCGGGCTGCGAAAGAGGAGAAAGATgcaaaagaagaggaaaaattaAATGAAGCTTCATCAAGTCAGAATCACAGGGAGATTTGGGGGACTATATGGAGACTACCAGTGCCACAAAAGATCAGAATGTTCCTATGGAAAGCAGTGGAAGGTATTCTACCAGTAAATAGCAATTTGTACAAGCGCAGATGTGCAGTTAAGCCTTCATGTAGCATATGCCAGGATGAGAATGAAACTGTCGAACATGCCTTACTCTTATGTCCGTGGACGAGGGCGGTTTGGTTCGGATCAAGTATTCAAATAACACCTACAGCCTATAATGTGGCATCGTTTGGAAGATGGATATGGGATACAGTACAGAAAATAAGAAGGGAGACAGGGAAGGACCAGGAAAGGATACTATGTAAGCTGGGGTGTGTGTGTTGGTACATTTGGAAGACAAGAAACCAATACATATTCCAGCAAGCAACAATCAACCCAAAACAGGCAATAATCAATGCAGAACAACTAGCAGCAGAATACCACAACACAACAAGCGGCAGTAGCACACAACATAATTCAAGCAAAGGCAGGATTGGGGATAAGAAGAGAATTACCTGGAGACCCCCACCACAAGACAGGTTGAAGGTTAATACTGATGCAGCGTTCCAGAAAGATACAGGTAAGGCAGCTTCAGGCGTCGTCATTAGGAATTGGCAGGGCAAGTTCATTACTGGGACAACAACAAAATTTACCACAACTTCAGCAATAGCAGCAGAAGCTCAGGCATACAGAGAAGCTCTAATACTAATAAAGAATTTACAAATAGAAAATTGTATAATTGAAACAGATTGCTTACAACTGGTCCAAGCTGTCAAGGCGAGAACGCCAATAGCGGAAGCAGACGCAATTCTCAGAGACATTCTGCAATTGCTTGAAGAGGCGCCAACTGTAGGAGCTACCTGGACTCCAAGGGAAGGCAACACAGTAGCTCACCAATTGGCAGCGATGGCATTGGGGAATGTTCTCACGAGCCAGTGGACTTACAATATGCCTAATCCAGTTAGAAATTCAATTAGAACAGAAGCCACATTCGCAATTTCTCACCATAATCAATTGCCGCAAATTCAACAGGTTGGGCATTCGTCCCCTACCAATCAGCAAAGAATACATAAAGAACGGGACATACCTCTGAGGGGAGGAATGGATACACGAGACATGCATCAAGCTGAACGGGCAGAGAAGCACCAACCCAATGCGGCGCAGGGGCGAACCATGGAGAGGAGCAACCACAGTGGCAGAGTTGAGGGAGCAGATCGACGAAGGAGTGCAGATGGCTATGATCCATGGCGGAAAGGTTCAAGGCAGAGGATTGTTGAGGCCGAGACAACCCACCCAGAAGACCCACCGCGGTTACTCCAAAAACGGCGGCAGTATCGGACGGATGAGGAGAATATACATGAATGCTCCAGACAACAAGAAACTCGACTTATCATCTATGTCTTGTAA